The Acidicapsa acidisoli genome window below encodes:
- a CDS encoding GGDEF domain-containing protein, with amino-acid sequence MAVVGFVFVCVDAICSTVPRFQTAGVNYLFQITAPLLAVAACLWRARSVAGPDRARWNLLAMGLLFWDCGIALSAWEDLLQHVPFQVASLSDFAFFFYGVPILFALARPAEGPQYSAFAWLDGIQAIFAGYLTYITIFSALPFSTATIQPISVDLLIQTYNVENAALAGICILRLFASSKDTEAHRFYRILCAFLVIYGVGAGIYNQIATNTNGQTEWDALVIAPLLLLALMALFVPVAENPETSARRSKLGLFIDFSSPIFFTIALLALGMVTLRQHFLTGIVAISVGLAVYGVRTTLLQIRDMQTQKELQEARDRLEAISLQDGLTGIANRRHFDQVLESEWLRAMRTLDPLSLLLIDLDYFKNLNDTYGHPHGDRCLIEVATALSAVAARSGDLVARYGGEEFAAILPATTREAAEAIASKMRVAIHDLKIKNQTEIGSLLSTSIGISTYVSQEVGSPAMLIETSDQALYKAKQNGRNRVEFAYMQPTQSPSYSN; translated from the coding sequence ATGGCGGTCGTTGGCTTTGTGTTTGTGTGCGTGGATGCTATTTGCAGCACCGTACCCAGATTTCAGACCGCGGGCGTCAACTATCTCTTTCAGATTACGGCTCCGCTCCTTGCTGTAGCCGCTTGCCTCTGGCGCGCTCGATCCGTGGCCGGACCCGACCGGGCGCGCTGGAATCTGCTGGCGATGGGCTTGCTCTTCTGGGACTGCGGGATCGCGCTATCCGCATGGGAAGACCTGCTGCAGCATGTTCCGTTTCAGGTTGCCTCGCTTTCGGATTTCGCCTTCTTTTTCTATGGGGTCCCGATTCTATTCGCTCTGGCCAGACCTGCCGAGGGTCCCCAATATTCAGCGTTTGCATGGCTGGACGGCATTCAGGCGATCTTTGCCGGCTACCTCACTTACATCACCATTTTCTCCGCGCTACCCTTCTCGACCGCAACGATTCAACCAATCTCCGTCGATCTGCTGATCCAGACTTACAACGTAGAGAATGCCGCGCTGGCGGGCATCTGCATCCTGCGGCTGTTTGCTTCTTCCAAAGACACCGAGGCGCATCGCTTCTACCGGATACTCTGCGCATTTCTGGTAATTTACGGAGTCGGAGCAGGAATCTATAACCAAATTGCGACGAACACCAACGGACAAACGGAATGGGATGCACTCGTGATCGCGCCGCTTCTGCTGCTGGCATTGATGGCGCTTTTCGTTCCCGTAGCCGAGAATCCGGAGACCAGCGCGCGACGGAGCAAATTGGGCCTCTTCATCGATTTCTCAAGTCCGATCTTTTTCACCATCGCCCTGCTGGCTCTGGGCATGGTGACGCTGCGGCAACACTTCCTGACCGGGATCGTGGCCATTAGCGTAGGACTGGCCGTCTATGGAGTCCGGACTACGTTGTTGCAGATCCGCGATATGCAGACGCAGAAAGAGTTGCAGGAGGCCAGAGACCGGCTCGAGGCGATTTCTCTGCAGGATGGATTGACCGGCATCGCCAATCGGAGGCATTTCGACCAGGTGCTTGAATCGGAATGGCTTCGCGCAATGCGCACCCTGGACCCATTGTCACTCCTGCTGATCGATCTGGATTATTTCAAAAACCTGAATGACACGTATGGCCATCCCCACGGAGACCGCTGTCTGATTGAGGTTGCGACAGCGCTAAGCGCCGTGGCTGCACGCAGCGGAGACCTGGTAGCGCGCTATGGAGGCGAGGAATTTGCCGCCATACTGCCCGCAACGACCCGGGAAGCAGCGGAAGCCATTGCGTCGAAAATGCGCGTAGCGATTCATGATTTGAAAATTAAAAATCAGACCGAAATCGGCAGTCTCCTCAGCACGAGCATAGGAATCTCCACCTACGTGTCTCAGGAGGTTGGCTCGCCCGCGATGCTGATTGAGACTTCGGACCAGGCGCTCTACAAAGCCAAACAAAATGGCCGCAACCGAGTCGAGTTTGCTTACATGCAGCCGACGCAAAGTCCGTCTTACTCGAACTGA
- a CDS encoding TetR/AcrR family transcriptional regulator — translation MTEGNPKAPPSDRAEQTRKGILAAAIREFSAHGLSGARTEAIAASAGANKALLYYYFKSKKGLYEAAIEQVSKKVVENALAALDPAFSPGERLLRTALNHFDRILTQREFQSLMQQEMVRFHRDESGSIPHLFQAAFKPLMEKLQNAFDEGIRAGELCKMDWLQGMYAIFGANVFYFLSAPMIQLALPIKPFDPDALKARRVAAVEFLANALFTDRAHGAALASRVLREMPMPHIKDFQFRRKSK, via the coding sequence ATGACAGAAGGAAACCCCAAAGCGCCCCCAAGCGACCGCGCCGAGCAGACGCGAAAGGGCATTCTCGCCGCAGCCATTCGCGAGTTCAGCGCCCACGGTCTTTCCGGCGCACGAACCGAAGCGATCGCCGCGTCTGCAGGAGCGAACAAGGCGCTCCTCTACTACTACTTCAAGAGCAAGAAAGGCTTGTACGAGGCAGCCATCGAGCAGGTCTCGAAGAAGGTCGTCGAGAACGCGCTCGCTGCGCTTGACCCGGCCTTCAGCCCCGGCGAGCGATTGCTGCGAACAGCGCTCAATCACTTCGACCGCATCCTGACTCAGCGTGAGTTTCAGAGCCTCATGCAGCAGGAGATGGTCCGCTTTCATCGCGACGAAAGCGGATCGATTCCTCACCTTTTTCAAGCCGCGTTCAAGCCGCTGATGGAGAAGCTGCAGAACGCCTTCGATGAGGGAATTCGCGCCGGAGAACTTTGCAAGATGGATTGGCTCCAGGGAATGTATGCGATCTTCGGGGCGAACGTCTTTTACTTTCTGAGCGCACCGATGATACAACTGGCGCTTCCCATCAAGCCTTTCGATCCGGACGCTCTGAAAGCCCGTCGCGTCGCAGCAGTCGAATTCCTGGCCAACGCTTTATTCACAGATCGCGCACACGGCGCTGCATTGGCGAGTCGTGTTCTGCGTGAAATGCCCATGCCACACATCAAGGATTTTCAGTTTCGGAGAAAGTCGAAATGA
- a CDS encoding HlyD family secretion protein, translating into MNPRNRILVILGVLFVFALCWYFFSTKHDSDLQLIGTVDANEVVVSSRIPGRIETLKVDEGDDVKAGQLIATIQSDDLAAARQAAEAAAASQKYKLLGASDTERQTMGGTSSQVINAEAQVRAAQAALMQAQAQYQHQQADTSRAVALAKQGIVSEQSRDEQVTSLDASRAAVDSAKENIAAAEAMLKVANANTIQAQAAAKTVSATRGDLQNAQAVLEQAQVQLDYSKILSPITGKVNVRAARQGEVVAAGTPIVTVTDLTQTWIYAPLPETEADAVKLGDSLRVVMPSGATLQGKVIAKSAEGDFATQRDVSRRKRDIETIRLKLLIDNPGEQYVPGMLAEVYVPKDKLVTK; encoded by the coding sequence ATGAACCCACGCAACCGAATTCTTGTAATTCTCGGAGTCCTGTTTGTCTTCGCACTGTGCTGGTATTTTTTCTCGACAAAGCACGACAGCGATCTGCAATTGATTGGGACTGTGGATGCAAATGAAGTGGTCGTCAGCTCTCGCATTCCCGGCCGCATCGAGACTCTGAAGGTCGATGAAGGCGACGACGTCAAGGCCGGACAGTTGATCGCAACCATTCAGAGCGACGACCTCGCGGCAGCGCGGCAAGCAGCAGAGGCCGCCGCAGCCAGTCAGAAATACAAACTGCTCGGCGCAAGCGACACAGAGCGGCAGACGATGGGCGGCACTTCTAGCCAGGTGATCAACGCGGAAGCGCAGGTACGCGCGGCGCAGGCAGCGCTTATGCAGGCGCAGGCGCAGTATCAGCACCAACAGGCAGATACTTCGCGTGCGGTGGCGCTGGCGAAACAAGGCATTGTGAGCGAACAGTCACGCGACGAGCAGGTGACATCCCTCGATGCGTCGCGGGCTGCAGTCGATTCGGCGAAGGAGAATATAGCGGCTGCGGAAGCGATGTTGAAGGTTGCAAACGCCAACACGATTCAGGCGCAGGCAGCGGCAAAGACAGTGTCCGCAACGCGCGGTGACTTACAGAATGCCCAGGCAGTTCTGGAGCAGGCTCAGGTGCAGCTCGACTACTCGAAAATCCTTTCGCCGATTACCGGAAAGGTGAATGTGCGAGCGGCGCGGCAAGGCGAAGTTGTTGCAGCGGGAACGCCAATTGTTACAGTAACTGACTTGACTCAGACATGGATTTACGCGCCACTTCCCGAGACAGAGGCAGATGCCGTGAAGCTGGGCGATAGCTTGCGCGTGGTAATGCCGAGCGGAGCAACGTTGCAGGGCAAGGTGATTGCGAAGTCTGCCGAAGGAGACTTCGCCACGCAGCGCGACGTAAGCAGGCGCAAACGGGATATTGAGACCATTCGGCTAAAGCTTCTCATCGACAATCCCGGCGAGCAATATGTACCTGGCATGCTGGCTGAAGTCTATGTTCCAAAAGACAAGCTGGTGACAAAATGA
- a CDS encoding ABC transporter ATP-binding protein, with translation MKADTVIGVENIVKRYGDFEAVKGITFEVADGEIFGLLGPNGAGKSTLIRMMTTLIPVTSGRAVIAGHDVSKEPDAVRHTIGVIPQALTSDIDLTVEENMSIYAKLYEVPKAKREKNIAELLEAVDLTKWRHAQTKTLSGGMRRRLEIARGLVHDPQIFFLDEPTTGLDPVSRVAVWEMLNRLKEIRKLTILITTHYMDEADRLCDRIAIVDHGKLVALDTPLALKATVPGSSVVEVQLAHETPEWQARLEQLPSVTSVESHSNGMYRVLTSNGSLTTTQLVEMVVSFGESIKGLSVQNTTLDDVFVYYTGRQLRDEQVKAVGFVMPPRPGMQP, from the coding sequence ATGAAAGCAGATACGGTCATCGGAGTCGAAAATATCGTCAAGCGCTACGGAGACTTCGAGGCAGTCAAGGGTATAACCTTCGAGGTTGCGGATGGCGAGATCTTTGGGCTGCTTGGACCCAACGGCGCTGGCAAAAGCACGCTGATCCGCATGATGACGACGCTCATTCCAGTCACCTCCGGACGAGCGGTAATTGCCGGCCATGATGTCTCAAAAGAGCCCGATGCCGTAAGGCATACCATTGGCGTGATTCCGCAGGCTCTGACCAGCGATATCGATCTGACTGTGGAAGAAAACATGTCTATCTACGCCAAGCTCTATGAAGTTCCGAAGGCCAAACGAGAGAAAAACATCGCCGAATTACTGGAGGCCGTCGACCTGACGAAGTGGCGCCACGCGCAGACCAAAACGCTCTCGGGCGGCATGCGGCGGCGGCTGGAGATCGCGCGCGGCTTGGTGCATGATCCGCAGATTTTCTTTCTGGATGAGCCTACGACGGGACTTGATCCAGTCTCGCGCGTAGCGGTGTGGGAGATGCTGAATCGCTTGAAGGAAATTCGTAAGCTAACGATTCTGATTACGACCCATTACATGGATGAAGCAGACCGGCTTTGCGATCGCATCGCGATTGTGGATCACGGTAAGCTTGTGGCGCTGGATACGCCCCTTGCGTTGAAGGCTACCGTGCCGGGCAGCTCTGTGGTAGAAGTGCAGCTTGCGCATGAAACGCCAGAGTGGCAAGCCCGTCTGGAGCAGCTGCCGAGCGTGACTTCTGTCGAATCACATTCGAATGGAATGTATCGCGTGCTTACTTCGAACGGCTCGCTGACGACCACGCAGTTAGTGGAAATGGTCGTGAGCTTTGGCGAGAGCATCAAGGGGCTGAGCGTGCAAAACACCACGTTGGATGATGTTTTTGTCTATTACACGGGACGGCAGTTACGCGATGAGCAGGTAAAGGCCGTGGGGTTTGTGATGCCCCCGCGACCGGGGATGCAGCCATGA
- a CDS encoding ABC transporter permease, whose protein sequence is MTRMFAIVEREMRKFFRSPALMMVSMMLPLVQLVILGNAFGGKIRNATMGVVDYDHGSQSLKIHEAFQSIAVNIRTFATVDYDNEQKAREDVRTGKIDGAVIIPAQYSRRVLAGDSPAIGLVVDNSDQTMSGALEAEMQSLVDALNAPAIQPMVVQSIALKIVELYPYVEYMKYLLSGSVALAMYVAVMIGGGMLYIDDKARGVHEGYLVTPITKLELVLGLNLAGTIKAVLSGACLTVIGSLFAGLGVIFHPESALLLLLMIISTSVAFNGMMFLMMVRVEDPLVPRAIFGVLNTLLFFPSGAISPVSGLPAWLKAFALADPFTYAVHGFKAVLIKDGGFAAIQFDLLFLFLFGIATLLIALPLFKRSM, encoded by the coding sequence ATGACGAGAATGTTTGCGATTGTGGAACGCGAGATGCGGAAGTTCTTCCGCTCTCCGGCATTGATGATGGTTTCGATGATGCTTCCGCTGGTGCAGCTGGTGATCCTGGGCAATGCCTTCGGCGGCAAGATTCGCAACGCGACGATGGGTGTGGTCGACTACGACCATGGCTCACAGTCCTTGAAGATTCATGAGGCTTTTCAGTCGATTGCCGTCAACATTCGCACCTTCGCAACAGTTGATTACGACAATGAGCAGAAAGCTCGCGAAGATGTGCGGACAGGCAAGATCGATGGCGCGGTGATTATTCCTGCGCAGTATTCGCGCAGGGTGCTCGCAGGAGATTCCCCGGCGATAGGACTCGTAGTCGATAACTCGGACCAGACGATGAGCGGCGCGCTGGAAGCTGAGATGCAATCGCTCGTCGATGCGCTGAATGCACCGGCAATTCAACCCATGGTGGTGCAGTCGATTGCGCTGAAGATTGTCGAGTTATATCCATATGTCGAGTATATGAAGTATCTTTTGTCAGGATCTGTTGCCCTCGCGATGTATGTCGCGGTGATGATCGGCGGAGGAATGCTTTACATCGACGACAAGGCCCGCGGCGTCCACGAGGGCTATCTTGTTACGCCGATTACAAAGCTGGAACTGGTGCTCGGATTGAATCTCGCAGGCACCATCAAAGCCGTGCTCTCGGGCGCTTGTCTAACAGTGATCGGCTCGCTGTTTGCAGGCCTGGGAGTGATCTTTCATCCCGAATCAGCGCTCCTGCTCCTGCTGATGATCATTTCGACTTCGGTGGCGTTCAACGGGATGATGTTTCTGATGATGGTGCGCGTCGAAGATCCGCTCGTGCCGCGCGCGATCTTTGGAGTGCTGAACACACTGCTGTTCTTTCCCAGCGGAGCGATCTCGCCGGTGTCGGGATTACCTGCATGGCTGAAGGCATTTGCGCTGGCTGATCCGTTTACTTATGCGGTGCATGGCTTCAAAGCGGTTCTGATCAAGGATGGCGGGTTTGCAGCGATCCAGTTCGATCTTTTGTTCCTGTTTCTGTTTGGGATTGCCACGCTTTTGATCGCCTTGCCGCTATTCAAGAGGTCGATGTAG